One genomic segment of Paraburkholderia aromaticivorans includes these proteins:
- a CDS encoding FAD binding domain-containing protein, whose product MTQTSSRARAIIVGGSLGGLFAANLLVRNGWDVDVFERVPDELAGRGAGIVTHPELFDALAAAGIEYDDSIGVKVQARVTFAQNGTVLSERELPQTLTAWGKMYHVLRAALPDVHYHAGCTVASVQDGPDQAVVTLGDGTVLHADLVIAADGFKSPTRERLLPEVKLQYAGYIAWRGLVEEATLSRETREALFDRFAFCLPPREQILGYPVAGRGNSTTPGERRYNFVWYRATSEDVQLPNLLTDAAGKRWEGGIPPTLIREDVLADMEDAALTLLAPQFGEVVTKATQPLFQPIFDLEVPRMAFGRIALLGDAAFVARPHCGMGVTKAASDAMALVKALNTHGSVQDALADYSRERTQVGAAIVQHARHLGAYMQAQLKTDVDREMAERYRTPDAVMRETAVPARF is encoded by the coding sequence ATGACGCAGACTTCTTCACGCGCGCGGGCGATCATCGTCGGCGGCTCGCTGGGCGGGCTGTTCGCCGCCAATCTGCTGGTTCGCAACGGCTGGGATGTCGACGTGTTCGAACGCGTCCCGGATGAACTGGCAGGACGCGGTGCCGGCATTGTCACGCACCCCGAATTATTCGATGCACTCGCGGCGGCCGGTATCGAATACGACGACTCGATCGGCGTCAAGGTGCAAGCGCGCGTCACCTTCGCGCAGAACGGCACAGTGCTGTCGGAGCGCGAGTTGCCGCAAACGCTGACCGCGTGGGGCAAGATGTATCACGTCCTGCGCGCCGCCCTGCCCGACGTGCATTACCACGCCGGCTGCACCGTCGCGTCGGTGCAGGACGGTCCCGACCAGGCGGTCGTGACGCTCGGCGACGGCACCGTGCTGCACGCCGATCTCGTGATCGCCGCGGACGGCTTCAAATCGCCGACTCGCGAACGTTTGCTACCTGAGGTCAAACTTCAGTACGCCGGTTATATCGCCTGGCGCGGCCTCGTCGAAGAAGCCACGCTGTCGCGCGAAACCCGCGAGGCGCTATTCGACAGATTCGCCTTCTGCCTGCCGCCGCGTGAGCAGATTCTCGGCTACCCGGTCGCCGGCCGGGGCAACAGCACGACGCCGGGCGAACGCCGCTACAACTTCGTCTGGTATCGCGCAACCAGTGAGGACGTGCAGTTGCCGAACCTGCTGACCGATGCGGCCGGCAAGCGTTGGGAAGGCGGCATTCCGCCCACGCTGATCCGCGAGGACGTGCTCGCCGACATGGAAGACGCGGCGCTCACGCTGCTCGCCCCGCAATTCGGCGAAGTGGTGACCAAAGCAACGCAGCCTCTGTTCCAGCCGATCTTCGATCTCGAAGTGCCGCGCATGGCGTTCGGCCGGATCGCCCTGCTCGGCGACGCGGCGTTCGTCGCGCGTCCGCATTGCGGCATGGGCGTGACCAAAGCGGCAAGCGACGCGATGGCGCTCGTCAAAGCGCTGAACACGCACGGCAGCGTGCAGGACGCGCTAGCGGACTACAGCCGCGAACGCACCCAGGTGGGCGCGGCGATCGTGCAGCACGCGCGTCATCTCGGCGCCTACATGCAGGCCCAACTGAAAACCGACGTGGACCGTGAAATGGCCGAGCGCTATCGCACGCCTGATGCCGTGATGCGCGAGACCGCGGTGCCCGCGCGCTTCTGA
- a CDS encoding MBL fold metallo-hydrolase: protein MSELIQRRWLMYFGLWCALTVSVGASLWPRAAWAAAPRVGTQGPGFYRIMVGGFEVTALLDGTHPFPIDTVVQGVPKSEIAHDLSRDFLQAPVQGSINAFLINTGAKLILIDTGAGVLYGDCCGRLAGNLRAAGYQPEQVDEVLLTHLHKDHVGGVIVNGAMAFPNAVVRVSQAESDYWLNPANQSKAPAFLSSFFDAAIASVAPYVTAGRFKPFSGDVELDPGVRAIALPGHTPGHTAYLVQSDSKDLLVWGDVIHVAAIQLQNPTASVEYDTDAAAARRSRRYALKLAADKHYLVGAAHIAFPGLGHIRKNGDAYDWVPVNYEAEPGH from the coding sequence ATGTCGGAACTGATTCAGCGCAGATGGCTCATGTACTTTGGCTTGTGGTGCGCACTCACCGTGAGCGTTGGCGCGAGCCTATGGCCGCGCGCCGCATGGGCCGCCGCGCCGCGGGTCGGGACGCAGGGCCCGGGCTTTTACCGGATCATGGTCGGCGGCTTCGAAGTGACCGCATTGCTCGACGGCACGCACCCCTTTCCGATCGATACCGTCGTTCAAGGCGTACCGAAGTCTGAAATCGCGCACGACCTGTCGCGCGATTTTCTGCAGGCGCCGGTGCAGGGGTCGATCAACGCGTTCCTGATCAATACCGGCGCGAAGCTGATTCTGATCGACACCGGCGCGGGTGTGCTCTATGGCGACTGTTGCGGCCGACTCGCCGGCAACTTGCGGGCCGCGGGCTATCAGCCCGAGCAGGTGGATGAAGTGCTGCTCACGCATCTGCATAAGGACCACGTCGGCGGTGTCATCGTCAATGGAGCGATGGCGTTTCCTAACGCGGTCGTGCGGGTGAGCCAGGCCGAATCGGACTACTGGCTGAACCCGGCTAATCAATCGAAAGCCCCCGCTTTCCTTAGTTCGTTTTTCGACGCCGCGATCGCGTCCGTCGCACCGTATGTCACGGCCGGCCGCTTCAAACCGTTCAGCGGCGACGTCGAACTCGACCCGGGCGTGCGCGCGATCGCGCTCCCCGGTCATACGCCGGGCCATACCGCGTATCTCGTGCAGAGCGATTCCAAGGATCTGCTGGTGTGGGGCGACGTCATCCACGTCGCGGCGATCCAGTTGCAAAACCCCACGGCATCCGTCGAATACGACACCGACGCCGCCGCGGCGCGTCGCTCGCGCCGCTATGCGCTCAAGCTCGCGGCGGACAAACATTATCTGGTCGGCGCCGCGCATATTGCTTTTCCTGGCTTGGGGCATATCAGGAAGAACGGCGACGCGTACGACTGGGTACCGGTCAACTACGAGGCCGAACCGGGGCATTGA
- a CDS encoding alpha/beta fold hydrolase, whose amino-acid sequence MEAATEAIEVRHHTRRANGIRQHYLDAGNGPVVVLLHGFPETSFAWRFQIPVLARHYRVIAPDLRGYGETDKPSSGYDKRNMALDIVRLLDELGIGKIALVGHDRGARVATRLTKDHPQRVDRLVVMDNVPTRVVAQNMNPQTARAYWFFLFHLVSDLPETLIAGKEAEWLRHFFADWCYNPHAIEGAAFETYVKAYKRPGAVRGAMSDYRANAEDVAQDLLDADVKIACPTMALWGEDFYAVGGLFDMKAVWEGMATHLRAEPIAQCGHLPQEEQPARVNELLVDFLHGWTGA is encoded by the coding sequence ATGGAAGCGGCAACAGAAGCGATCGAAGTCAGGCATCACACGCGCCGGGCGAACGGCATCCGGCAGCACTATCTCGATGCGGGCAATGGTCCGGTCGTCGTGCTGTTGCACGGTTTTCCCGAAACGAGCTTCGCATGGCGTTTTCAGATTCCCGTGCTCGCGCGTCACTACCGGGTCATTGCGCCGGACCTGCGTGGCTATGGCGAAACCGACAAGCCGAGTTCCGGATACGACAAGCGCAACATGGCGCTGGATATCGTGCGGCTGCTGGATGAACTCGGCATCGGCAAGATCGCGCTGGTCGGCCACGACCGCGGCGCGCGGGTGGCGACGCGGCTCACCAAGGATCATCCGCAACGGGTCGACCGGCTCGTCGTGATGGACAACGTACCCACGCGCGTGGTCGCGCAGAACATGAATCCGCAGACGGCGCGCGCCTACTGGTTCTTTCTGTTCCATCTGGTATCGGACCTGCCGGAAACGCTGATCGCGGGGAAGGAGGCGGAGTGGCTGCGCCACTTTTTCGCCGACTGGTGTTACAACCCGCACGCCATCGAGGGCGCGGCCTTCGAGACCTATGTGAAAGCGTACAAGCGGCCGGGCGCGGTGCGCGGCGCGATGTCGGACTATCGCGCGAATGCCGAGGACGTCGCGCAGGATCTGCTCGACGCGGACGTCAAGATCGCCTGTCCGACCATGGCGCTCTGGGGCGAGGACTTCTATGCGGTCGGCGGTCTGTTCGACATGAAGGCGGTGTGGGAAGGAATGGCGACGCATCTGCGCGCCGAACCCATCGCGCAATGCGGACATCTGCCGCAGGAAGAGCAGCCGGCGCGGGTCAACGAACTGCTGGTGGATTTTCTGCACGGCTGGACGGGCGCGTGA
- a CDS encoding cation acetate symporter — translation MLAGALTGLPAVAADTAAPARSHNPIAIGMFLLFVASTLFITRWAARKNHSVSDHYAAGGKITAFQNGWAIAGDYMSAASLLGISALVFTSGYDGLIYSIGFLASWPIILFLIAEPLRNLGRYTLADVVSYRLQQRPIRAFAASSSIVIVLLYLVSQMVGAGKLVELLFGFNYTAAVVMVGVLMVVYVFFGGMLATTWIQIIKAVLLLAGAAFMAFMVLSRFGFSMNALFSQAILAHPKHAAIMSPGGLVSDPVSAVSLGLALIFGTAGLPHILMRFFTVGDAKAARKSILYATGIVGIGYALIIIIGFGTIALVATDPQYHTASGAIVGGVNMVAIHLAHAVGGNVFLGFICAVAFSTILAVVAGLTLAGSSAVSHDLYANVIRRGAATDREEMHVSRLTTLVLGVLAILLGIAFEKQNIAFIVSLTFSIAASSNFPVLLLSIYWRGLTTRGAVLGGSLGLISAVTLTILSPTVWVQVLGHAHAIYPYEYPALFSMIVAFAGVVFFSITDTSARAARERALYGNQLVDCELGMVKHG, via the coding sequence ATGCTGGCCGGCGCGCTCACCGGCCTGCCCGCCGTCGCCGCCGACACCGCGGCGCCGGCGCGTTCGCACAACCCGATCGCGATCGGCATGTTCCTGCTGTTCGTCGCGTCGACGCTGTTCATCACGCGCTGGGCCGCGAGGAAGAACCACAGCGTATCCGACCACTACGCGGCGGGCGGCAAGATCACCGCGTTCCAGAACGGCTGGGCGATCGCCGGCGACTACATGTCCGCCGCTTCGTTGCTGGGCATTTCCGCGCTGGTCTTCACGAGCGGCTACGACGGCCTGATCTATTCGATCGGCTTTCTCGCCAGCTGGCCGATCATTCTCTTCCTGATCGCCGAGCCGCTGCGCAACCTCGGCCGCTATACGCTCGCCGACGTGGTGTCGTACCGCTTGCAACAGCGGCCGATCCGCGCGTTCGCCGCGTCGAGCTCGATCGTGATCGTGCTGCTCTACCTCGTCTCGCAGATGGTCGGCGCCGGCAAGCTGGTCGAATTGCTGTTCGGCTTCAACTACACGGCCGCGGTCGTGATGGTCGGCGTGCTGATGGTGGTGTACGTGTTCTTCGGCGGCATGCTCGCCACCACGTGGATCCAGATCATCAAGGCGGTGCTGCTGCTGGCGGGCGCCGCGTTCATGGCGTTCATGGTGCTGAGCCGCTTCGGCTTCAGCATGAATGCGCTGTTCTCGCAGGCGATCCTCGCGCATCCGAAACACGCGGCAATCATGAGCCCGGGCGGTCTCGTATCGGATCCGGTTTCCGCCGTTTCGCTGGGCCTCGCGTTGATCTTCGGCACGGCCGGGCTGCCGCACATCCTGATGCGCTTCTTCACGGTGGGCGACGCGAAAGCCGCCCGCAAGAGCATTCTGTACGCGACCGGAATAGTCGGCATCGGCTACGCGCTGATCATCATCATCGGCTTCGGCACGATTGCGCTGGTGGCGACCGATCCGCAGTATCACACGGCCTCGGGCGCGATAGTCGGCGGCGTGAACATGGTGGCGATCCATCTGGCGCACGCGGTGGGCGGCAATGTGTTTCTCGGCTTCATCTGCGCGGTGGCGTTCTCGACGATTCTCGCCGTGGTCGCGGGTCTGACGCTCGCCGGTTCCTCCGCGGTGTCGCATGACCTCTACGCGAACGTGATTCGCCGCGGCGCGGCCACGGATCGCGAGGAAATGCACGTGTCGCGGCTCACCACGCTCGTGCTCGGCGTGCTCGCGATCCTGCTGGGCATCGCTTTCGAGAAGCAGAACATCGCGTTCATCGTCAGCCTGACGTTCTCGATCGCCGCCAGCTCGAATTTCCCGGTGTTGCTGCTGTCGATCTACTGGCGCGGGCTGACCACGCGCGGCGCGGTCCTCGGCGGCTCGCTCGGCCTGATCTCCGCGGTGACGCTGACGATTCTCAGCCCGACGGTCTGGGTCCAGGTACTCGGCCATGCCCATGCGATCTATCCGTACGAATATCCCGCGCTGTTCTCGATGATCGTCGCTTTCGCCGGTGTGGTGTTCTTCTCGATCACCGATACCTCGGCGCGCGCCGCCCGTGAACGCGCGCTGTACGGCAACCAGCTCGTCGACTGCGAACTCGGCATGGTCAAGCACGGATAA
- a CDS encoding TetR/AcrR family transcriptional regulator — MPRKVPSVDTASKHEVPDIEKTVTRRLAPEVRERQIVLKAVDHFATHGFSGSTRELARQLGVTQPLLYRYFPSKEALIDRVYEEVYQWDTSWEKLIKDRSIPIQQRMVRFYSSYAEVILRREWIRIFIFAGLTREGINSKYLARLRERVFLPVMAEIRSAYDLPAPTGAKQREIDLELIWSLHASIFYLGVRKWIYGLPVTDDIEDHIARQVDAFLNGVPAALQHAAKESTRAKTGSKA; from the coding sequence ATGCCGAGAAAAGTACCGTCGGTCGACACAGCGTCGAAGCACGAGGTGCCCGACATCGAGAAGACCGTCACCCGCCGGCTCGCTCCTGAAGTGCGAGAACGCCAGATCGTGCTGAAAGCGGTCGATCATTTCGCCACGCATGGCTTTTCCGGCAGCACCCGAGAACTCGCGCGTCAACTGGGCGTGACCCAGCCGCTCCTGTACCGCTACTTTCCCAGCAAGGAAGCGTTGATCGACCGTGTGTACGAAGAGGTCTATCAATGGGACACGAGCTGGGAGAAACTGATCAAGGACCGCTCCATTCCGATCCAGCAGCGCATGGTCAGGTTCTACTCGTCGTATGCCGAGGTGATCTTGCGGCGCGAGTGGATCCGCATTTTCATCTTCGCCGGTCTGACGCGCGAAGGCATCAACTCCAAGTATCTGGCGCGCCTGCGCGAACGCGTCTTTCTGCCGGTCATGGCGGAAATACGCTCGGCCTACGATCTGCCGGCGCCCACCGGCGCGAAACAACGCGAGATCGACCTCGAACTGATCTGGAGTCTGCACGCGAGCATCTTTTATCTCGGCGTGCGCAAATGGATCTACGGCCTGCCGGTCACGGACGATATCGAAGACCATATCGCCCGCCAGGTCGACGCGTTTCTCAATGGCGTGCCCGCCGCGCTCCAGCACGCGGCGAAAGAATCCACGCGCGCGAAAACGGGCTCGAAGGCCTGA
- a CDS encoding VOC family protein yields the protein MPVSKLAHYSIRTADLEQSCRFYERILGFKQGYRPPFDFPGAWLYKGGDEADFGTVHIIAVDPHNPAGLTAYLGDKALPASGTGTVDHIAFLATGVEAMWTTLRTEGVAWRDRTVPSLGLHQVFIEDPSGVTIELNFPAEEISRINEAKAAIEPTSSRAGA from the coding sequence ATGCCCGTTTCAAAACTTGCCCACTACTCGATTCGCACCGCCGATCTCGAGCAATCCTGCCGCTTTTACGAGCGGATCCTCGGATTCAAACAAGGCTACCGTCCGCCCTTCGATTTTCCGGGCGCGTGGCTCTACAAAGGCGGCGATGAAGCCGACTTCGGCACAGTCCACATCATCGCTGTCGATCCGCACAATCCCGCCGGGCTCACCGCGTATCTCGGCGACAAGGCCTTGCCCGCGAGCGGCACCGGCACGGTCGACCACATCGCCTTTCTCGCCACCGGCGTCGAAGCAATGTGGACGACACTGCGGACCGAAGGCGTCGCCTGGCGCGACCGCACGGTGCCGAGCCTCGGCTTGCATCAGGTGTTCATCGAAGACCCCTCCGGCGTGACGATCGAATTGAACTTCCCCGCCGAAGAGATCAGCCGCATCAACGAAGCAAAGGCGGCCATCGAACCAACTTCCAGCCGGGCAGGAGCATAA
- a CDS encoding amidohydrolase family protein, producing the protein MDCSCCISPKRRRLLGTMAALAGGLASGVPATGASAATNTAAGTAATAGASGKGRSIDIHAHYYPESYCDLVGSEGQKFGGKFTCDAKSFSFQTPAGGLGPLPLKFINIDERLADMDASGVDMQALSLSVPMAYWADRDFNAKLAKTWNAAASAVHLKHPERFVVLATLPMLNPHDAIDELERASELPGVRGVYMGTNINNRDLDDPLFEPVFARIEQLGLPVFLHPQQTVGGARLGDFYLSNLLGNPFDTAIAGSHLILGGVMDRHPELNITLPHAGGALPILMGRIDAGWTVRPETRRLARKPSSYLRRFNYDTVSHSGPVLDFLIRNIGIDRLVLGSDYCFDMGYEQPVTFLDRLSLPPEQKNLILGGNAARLLKI; encoded by the coding sequence ATGGATTGCAGCTGCTGTATTTCACCGAAACGCCGCCGCTTGCTCGGCACCATGGCCGCACTGGCGGGCGGACTCGCCTCGGGCGTGCCGGCCACGGGCGCGAGCGCCGCCACGAACACGGCCGCGGGGACGGCCGCGACCGCCGGCGCTTCCGGCAAAGGCCGGTCGATCGACATTCACGCGCACTACTACCCCGAAAGCTATTGCGACCTGGTGGGCAGCGAAGGCCAGAAGTTCGGCGGCAAGTTCACCTGCGACGCCAAGAGCTTCAGCTTCCAGACACCGGCGGGCGGACTCGGACCGCTGCCGCTCAAGTTCATCAACATCGACGAACGGCTCGCCGACATGGATGCGTCTGGCGTCGACATGCAGGCTTTGTCGTTGAGCGTGCCCATGGCCTATTGGGCCGACCGCGACTTCAACGCGAAGCTGGCGAAAACGTGGAACGCGGCGGCCTCGGCTGTTCATCTGAAGCATCCGGAACGCTTCGTGGTGCTGGCGACACTGCCGATGCTGAACCCGCACGACGCGATCGACGAACTCGAACGTGCGTCCGAATTGCCCGGCGTGCGTGGCGTGTACATGGGGACCAACATCAACAACCGGGATCTCGACGATCCGCTGTTCGAACCGGTCTTCGCACGGATCGAACAGCTGGGTCTGCCGGTGTTTCTGCATCCGCAGCAGACGGTGGGCGGTGCGCGGCTGGGCGACTTCTATCTGAGCAACCTGCTCGGCAATCCCTTCGACACCGCGATTGCCGGGTCGCATCTGATCTTGGGCGGCGTGATGGACCGGCATCCGGAACTGAACATCACGTTGCCGCACGCCGGCGGCGCATTGCCGATCCTGATGGGCCGCATCGACGCGGGCTGGACGGTGCGCCCCGAAACACGGCGCCTCGCGCGCAAACCGAGCAGCTACCTGCGCCGTTTCAACTACGACACGGTCTCGCATTCCGGCCCGGTACTGGACTTCCTGATCCGGAACATCGGCATCGACAGGCTGGTGCTCGGCAGCGACTACTGCTTCGACATGGGCTACGAGCAGCCGGTCACCTTCCTGGATCGCCTGAGCCTGCCGCCCGAGCAAAAGAATCTGATTCTCGGCGGCAACGCGGCACGCTTGCTGAAAATCTGA
- a CDS encoding helix-turn-helix domain-containing protein, producing MLNQTEIATPTAARRKDSLGCLSNQLHKDLEREAGDFTFYRKCRRQDNTSEVATPASDRGVLIGVSLSAGHRRRIISGSRSAMHEFDKDSVYIRNFEDDYRADLHGAFDFVLVEFSRAFIANTGYERSGTNIAGFSARPGSKDPIFGHLAQVLALALDRESEASPLFIEQLGVAIGTHLVDRYGSAPAQSIKPGRRLLSSLHEARAKDMLLAKTEGNVSLEEIANACNLSRSYFIRAFRETTHRTPHQWLLEQRIERARHLLRSSDSSLSEIAIACGFADQSHFTRTFTQLVGTPPGSWRRRAGN from the coding sequence ATGTTGAATCAGACTGAAATTGCCACCCCCACGGCTGCACGCAGGAAAGACTCGCTGGGCTGTCTTTCGAACCAGTTGCACAAAGACCTCGAACGCGAGGCAGGCGACTTCACGTTTTATCGCAAGTGCCGTCGTCAGGACAACACCAGCGAAGTGGCCACGCCCGCCTCCGACCGCGGCGTGCTGATCGGTGTTTCGCTTAGCGCCGGCCATCGCCGGCGCATCATCTCGGGCAGCCGTTCGGCCATGCACGAGTTCGACAAGGACTCGGTCTACATTCGCAATTTCGAAGACGACTACCGCGCCGATCTGCACGGCGCGTTCGATTTCGTGCTGGTGGAGTTCTCGCGTGCATTCATCGCGAACACCGGCTACGAACGAAGCGGCACGAACATCGCCGGCTTCTCGGCGCGGCCGGGCAGCAAGGATCCAATCTTCGGCCACCTCGCGCAGGTCCTCGCGCTGGCGCTGGATCGCGAGAGCGAAGCGAGCCCGCTTTTTATCGAGCAACTCGGTGTGGCGATCGGAACGCATCTGGTCGATCGTTACGGCAGCGCGCCCGCTCAATCGATCAAGCCGGGCCGGCGGCTGCTCTCGAGTCTGCACGAGGCGCGCGCCAAAGACATGCTGCTCGCGAAGACCGAAGGCAATGTCTCGCTCGAAGAGATCGCGAACGCCTGCAACCTGTCGCGCAGCTATTTCATTCGCGCGTTTCGCGAGACCACTCATCGCACGCCGCATCAGTGGCTGCTGGAGCAGCGCATCGAACGCGCGCGCCACCTGCTGCGCAGTTCCGATTCGTCGCTGTCGGAGATCGCCATCGCATGCGGCTTCGCCGATCAGAGCCACTTCACACGCACCTTCACGCAACTGGTCGGCACGCCGCCGGGTAGCTGGCGTCGACGCGCCGGCAACTAA
- a CDS encoding DUF3331 domain-containing protein yields MHSETHLKRRVEASREACCAAAEQADTTPDGRRASVWDHVIHGLLPTYRSAGGEASRARRASRMAACVPSPHVQVEVIERLSDTSVAVLWQDATRCRYDDQVWIVCRARLKGYCALSGTVIRRDDLIYKPRIRASTPANATAMILASVVEQMPAMMAAGD; encoded by the coding sequence ATGCATAGCGAAACCCACTTGAAGCGGCGCGTCGAGGCGAGCCGCGAGGCCTGTTGCGCAGCGGCCGAGCAGGCCGACACGACCCCGGACGGACGGCGCGCCTCCGTGTGGGACCACGTGATTCACGGGCTGTTGCCGACCTATCGCAGCGCGGGCGGCGAAGCGTCCCGCGCGCGGCGGGCGTCCCGCATGGCCGCCTGCGTGCCGTCGCCGCATGTGCAGGTGGAAGTGATCGAGCGTCTGTCCGATACGTCGGTGGCGGTGCTGTGGCAGGACGCAACCCGCTGCCGCTACGACGACCAGGTCTGGATCGTTTGCCGCGCCCGCCTGAAGGGCTACTGCGCGCTCAGCGGTACGGTGATCCGCCGCGACGATCTGATCTACAAGCCGAGAATCCGCGCAAGCACGCCGGCCAACGCCACCGCGATGATTCTCGCCTCGGTGGTCGAGCAAATGCCCGCCATGATGGCGGCGGGCGATTAG
- a CDS encoding DUF485 domain-containing protein, protein MEPGAPTYSMSVQYAATEPPPAANPLLDDPRFRALVRERRTFSWMLTILILAVYFAFILTLAFVPALLGRPIVEGYPATWGIPVGFGMFVFTFVIVAVYVARANTFHDRAVNEIRQGATS, encoded by the coding sequence GTGGAACCTGGCGCCCCAACCTATTCGATGAGCGTGCAGTACGCCGCCACCGAGCCGCCGCCCGCGGCGAATCCGCTGCTCGACGATCCGCGCTTTCGCGCGCTCGTACGCGAGCGGCGCACCTTCTCGTGGATGCTCACGATCCTGATTCTGGCGGTGTACTTCGCCTTCATTCTCACGCTCGCGTTTGTCCCGGCGCTGCTCGGCCGGCCGATCGTCGAAGGCTATCCCGCGACCTGGGGCATTCCGGTGGGCTTCGGCATGTTCGTCTTCACGTTCGTGATCGTCGCGGTCTATGTGGCGCGAGCCAATACTTTCCATGACCGCGCCGTGAACGAAATCCGGCAAGGAGCAACGTCATGA
- a CDS encoding LysR family transcriptional regulator produces the protein MDRILCMRVFSRVAETGNFSEVAKHMERSAGNISRAVVSLEEHLHTRLLQRTTRSVSLTECGERYYRHCKKILADIDAADAEASNAHTLPRGKLRVHAVPDIGLTQLTSTIVEYRHAYPAVSVDLKLLPQMANLIEDEFDVSIVSASSLPDSRNVSRLIARCERILVAAPDYLQRHPIHSVDDLPNHTLMQTSSSFDPPPEWPAELPGHAAGNPARCGQFVVNNMQALRVALLAGAGVGAVPTYSVADELREGKLVRLFPDYPLQTTNVFVVYPSRQFVDAKIKTFVQFLILALKQKLDLRIANLAPASSPAAPPSASPGQAETVFRT, from the coding sequence ATGGACAGAATCTTATGCATGCGCGTGTTTTCGCGGGTGGCGGAAACCGGCAACTTCAGCGAAGTTGCAAAACATATGGAACGCAGCGCCGGCAACATCTCCCGTGCGGTGGTGTCGCTCGAAGAGCATCTGCACACGCGGCTGCTACAGCGCACCACGCGCAGCGTATCGCTCACCGAGTGCGGCGAGCGGTACTACCGGCACTGCAAGAAGATCCTCGCGGATATCGACGCCGCCGACGCCGAAGCCAGCAACGCGCACACGCTGCCGCGCGGCAAGTTGAGGGTTCACGCCGTGCCCGACATCGGCCTGACACAACTGACGTCCACCATCGTCGAATACCGGCACGCCTATCCCGCGGTCTCCGTCGATCTGAAGCTGCTGCCGCAGATGGCCAATCTGATCGAAGACGAGTTCGACGTATCGATCGTGTCCGCCTCGTCGTTGCCGGATTCCCGCAATGTGAGCAGGCTCATCGCCCGTTGCGAGCGCATTCTGGTCGCCGCGCCGGACTATCTGCAGCGGCATCCCATCCACAGCGTGGACGACCTGCCGAACCACACGCTCATGCAGACCAGTTCGTCGTTCGACCCGCCGCCGGAGTGGCCTGCCGAACTGCCTGGCCATGCCGCCGGCAACCCGGCGCGGTGCGGGCAGTTCGTCGTCAACAATATGCAGGCGCTCAGGGTCGCCCTGCTGGCGGGCGCCGGCGTGGGCGCCGTGCCAACCTATTCGGTCGCGGACGAACTCCGCGAAGGCAAGCTGGTTCGACTGTTTCCGGACTACCCGCTTCAAACCACCAACGTATTTGTAGTTTATCCGTCGCGTCAGTTCGTCGATGCAAAAATAAAAACGTTCGTCCAGTTCCTGATACTGGCGCTCAAACAGAAACTCGATTTGCGAATTGCGAATCTGGCTCCGGCATCGTCGCCGGCCGCCCCGCCGTCAGCCTCGCCAGGGCAGGCCGAGACCGTGTTTCGAACTTGA